TCAGTGACCGCGCTCAGTTCTTCGGCGGCGGAGGCCAGTTGCGTGGCTGAACCGGCGATGTGCTGGATGGTCTGGCGCAGGTTGGCTTGCATGGTCGCCAGGGCACCGATCAAACGTGCGGGTTCGTCTTTGCCGTCGTCTTCAATGGTTTTACTCAAGTTGCCCGCGGCAATGGTTTGGGCCACTTCCACGGCTTTGCGCAACGGCGTCACGATGCTGCGGGTCAGCAGCCAGGCCAGCAGCACCGTGAGCAATGCGGCGACCACCGAGACGATGATCACCCCGGTGATGGCGCTCTCGTAACCATGGCCGGCTTCTGCATCCGCAGACTTGGCATCGGCGGCATTGATGGCAATCAGCTTGTTCAGCTGTTCGCCCATCTGGTCGGTGCCGTCCTTGATGCGGCTGTTGATCAGCGCACGCATCTCATCGACCTTGCCTTGCTTGGACAGTGCCAGCATGTCGGCCTGGGCTTTGAGGTAGTTGTCCAGGGTCGCACCAAACGTCTTGTACAACGCCGCCTCTTCCGGCCCGGCGGGCAGCGTGGCGTAACCGGCCTGGGCGGTCTTGACCTTGTCGGCGAGCACACCGATGCGGGTTTCGGCTTCCTGCAGGGCAGCGGGTTCACGGTTGACCAGTACGCGAAACGACAGGATGCGCAGGCGCAGCACGTTTTCCGTGATCGTGCCCAGGTACGTCACGCTGGGCAGTTGGTTGGCGCTCATGGCCACCGACGCCTCGCGAATCAGCGTCATGCGGTTGACCGCAAACACCCCCAGTACAACCACTAACAACGCAATGAACGCGAAACCGAGAGAAGCACGAGGGGCGATATTCAGATGACGGAGGGACATAGGGGAGACTCTCAGGAGTGGTGTTTGCGAGCATCCCTGCCGCGAAACGATCGGTCGGCGTCAACGCGCCGCTCAGACCTTGGTCCCACTGTTGTTATTGATAGGTGGGCCTATAAACGCTATCGGCTGGGTACATGCTTTTGTGCAGGGGGTTCATAAATATTTTTTTACACTTCTGACGACTGGCGGTTTCTGGCATCCTGCGCCTCCATTTTCTGACCCGAGCCCGCATTTTGTCTGACGCTCAAGCCCCCCGCCCGCGCTATACATCCGACCTGATCTACGGCCTGGAAGACCGCCCGCACTTCACCGCTGCGATTTTTGCCGCGCTGCAGCATGTGCTGGCCAGTTTTGTCGGCATCATCACCCCGACGCTGATCGTCGGTGGCGTGCTCGGCCTGGAAAGCGAAGTGCCGTACCTGGTGAGCATGGCGCTGTTTGTGTCGGGGCTCGGCACCTTTGTGCAGGCGCGCACGTTCGGCCCGATCGGTTCGGGGCTGCTGTGCCTGCAGGGCACCAGCTTTTCGTTTATCAGCGTGATCCTCAGCGCGGGTTTCATGGTCAAGGCCCGGGGTGGCGGCACCGATGAGATCCTCTCGACGATCTTTGGCATCTGCTTTTTCGCAGCGTTTATCGAAGTGGTGCTCAGCCAGTTCATTGGCAAGCTGCGCAAGCTGATCACCCCGGTGGTCACCGGCACCATCATCACCTTGATGGGGCTGTCGCTGATCAAGGTGGCCGTCACCGACATGGCTGGCGGTTTTGGCGCCAGCGACCTGGGCGCCGCGAGCAATATGGGCCTGGCAGCACTGGTACTGGTGACCATCGTGGTGCTCAACCGCTTCAACAACCCGTTCCTGCGCCTGGGCTCCATCGTGATCGGCCTGACCTTGGGCTTTGTGGTGGCGTGGTGGATGGGCCGTGTCGACCTGGCCGCCC
The genomic region above belongs to Pseudomonas sp. S35 and contains:
- a CDS encoding methyl-accepting chemotaxis protein, with the translated sequence MSLRHLNIAPRASLGFAFIALLVVVLGVFAVNRMTLIREASVAMSANQLPSVTYLGTITENVLRLRILSFRVLVNREPAALQEAETRIGVLADKVKTAQAGYATLPAGPEEAALYKTFGATLDNYLKAQADMLALSKQGKVDEMRALINSRIKDGTDQMGEQLNKLIAINAADAKSADAEAGHGYESAITGVIIVSVVAALLTVLLAWLLTRSIVTPLRKAVEVAQTIAAGNLSKTIEDDGKDEPARLIGALATMQANLRQTIQHIAGSATQLASAAEELSAVTEEASKGLQQQNNEIDQAATAVNEMTAAVEEVARNAVSTSEASSQSNQAAREGRDRVVETVGAIQTMTQDVQNTAAMIEGLATQGRDIGKVLDVIRAIAEQTNLLALNAAIEAARAGEAGRGFAVVADEVRALAHRTAQSTQEIEKMVAGIQNGTGEAVQSMQQSNQRTQNTLEMARAAGVALEQITQSISLINERNLVIASASEEQAQVSREVDRNLVNIRDLATQSAAGANQTSAASHELSRLAVDLNGMVARFVI